The Streptomyces sp. DH-12 genome has a window encoding:
- a CDS encoding DUF2786 domain-containing protein has translation MSTSGTIDRAFRAALYDTGDGTLDTGASLLAADPTADAELARRGEDFVAAAWQRGWQPADVVRVVRRELDEAHVRLAASLIRAQAERDGRPRGPRWRAQIDELPTSGPAPRGERFSQATVTLELYRLLLRLPALEPLDEVTAPVAGRERRPESRLLGRIRALLAKAEATGFPEEAEALSAKAQELMARHSVDEALLAARAPAAEGPDACRIGVDPPYEQAKAVLLDAVASANRCRAVWNEPFGFSTVVGFAPDLEAVELLHTSLLVQATTAMTKAEAAQRAGGRKRTRTFRQSFLAAYAHRVGARLAAAAEAPVSDDLLPVLASREVAVTERTDRLFPDTTTTRLRGVSDAAGWEEGARAADEAQVRGRTRLP, from the coding sequence GTGAGTACGTCCGGCACCATCGACCGCGCCTTCCGCGCCGCCCTCTACGACACGGGTGACGGCACCCTCGACACGGGCGCCTCCCTGCTCGCCGCCGACCCGACGGCGGACGCCGAACTCGCCCGGCGCGGCGAGGACTTCGTGGCGGCCGCCTGGCAGCGCGGCTGGCAGCCCGCCGACGTCGTACGGGTGGTGCGCCGGGAACTGGACGAGGCGCACGTACGCCTGGCCGCCTCGCTGATCCGGGCCCAGGCGGAGCGCGACGGCCGGCCGCGCGGGCCGCGCTGGAGGGCCCAGATCGACGAGTTGCCGACGTCCGGTCCCGCCCCGCGCGGCGAGCGGTTCTCGCAGGCCACCGTCACGTTGGAGCTGTACCGGCTGCTGCTGCGGCTGCCCGCGCTGGAACCCCTCGACGAGGTGACGGCGCCCGTCGCCGGACGGGAGCGGCGGCCGGAGTCGCGCCTGCTCGGCCGCATCCGGGCGCTGCTGGCGAAGGCGGAGGCGACGGGGTTCCCGGAGGAGGCGGAGGCGCTGAGCGCCAAGGCGCAGGAGCTGATGGCGCGGCACAGCGTCGACGAGGCGCTGCTCGCCGCGCGTGCGCCCGCCGCGGAGGGGCCCGACGCCTGCCGGATCGGCGTCGACCCGCCGTACGAGCAGGCCAAGGCGGTGCTGCTGGACGCGGTCGCCTCGGCGAACCGCTGCCGGGCGGTGTGGAACGAGCCGTTCGGCTTCTCCACGGTGGTCGGTTTCGCGCCCGACCTGGAGGCGGTCGAGCTGCTCCACACCTCGCTGCTGGTGCAGGCGACCACCGCCATGACCAAGGCGGAGGCCGCGCAGCGGGCGGGTGGGCGCAAGCGCACCAGGACCTTCCGGCAGTCCTTCCTCGCCGCCTACGCGCACCGCGTCGGGGCGCGGCTCGCGGCCGCCGCCGAAGCGCCGGTGAGCGACGACCTGCTCCCGGTCCTCGCCTCCCGGGAGGTCGCGGTCACCGAACGGACGGACCGGCTGTTCCCGGACACGACCACCACGCGCCTGCGCGGGGTGAGCGACGCGGCCGGCTGGGAGGAGGGCGCCCGCGCGGCCGACGAGGCGCAGGTGCGGGGGCGGACGCGGCTGCCCTGA
- a CDS encoding DUF397 domain-containing protein, producing the protein MDHDVYDGDGHDGAGASGVYNGMAATRLDGVAWQKSRHSNSQGSCVEFARLPGGEVAVRNSRFPDGPALVYTRAEIEAMLLGVKDGEFDHLVAS; encoded by the coding sequence GTGGACCACGACGTGTACGACGGTGACGGACACGACGGTGCCGGCGCGTCCGGCGTGTACAACGGCATGGCGGCCACCCGGCTGGACGGTGTGGCCTGGCAGAAGAGCAGGCACAGCAACTCGCAGGGATCCTGCGTGGAGTTCGCCCGGCTGCCGGGCGGGGAGGTCGCGGTGCGCAACTCCCGCTTCCCCGACGGCCCCGCGCTCGTCTACACCCGCGCGGAGATCGAGGCCATGCTGCTGGGCGTGAAGGACGGCGAGTTCGATCACCTGGTCGCGAGCTGA
- a CDS encoding ATP-binding protein, whose protein sequence is MLEPLRQGLPPLNLTAASDAASCALHARHEAVCEARRFTRGTLDQWHLGDRFEDVCLVVSELVTNALRHALPANAPRPAVQEPPVRLHLMRWTDRLVCAVRDPSDDGPVTRCPKDLSDDCSAESGRGLFLVDSFSDGWGWHPLAGALGGKVVWALFRLPQP, encoded by the coding sequence ATGCTCGAGCCGTTACGGCAGGGCCTTCCGCCGCTGAACCTCACGGCCGCCTCCGACGCCGCCTCCTGCGCCCTGCACGCCCGCCACGAAGCGGTGTGCGAGGCACGGCGGTTCACCCGCGGCACCCTCGACCAGTGGCACCTGGGCGACCGGTTCGAGGACGTCTGCCTGGTGGTCTCCGAACTCGTCACCAACGCCCTGCGCCACGCGCTGCCGGCGAACGCCCCGCGGCCGGCCGTCCAGGAACCCCCGGTGCGGCTGCACCTGATGCGGTGGACCGACCGACTGGTGTGCGCGGTGCGCGACCCCAGCGACGACGGCCCGGTCACCCGGTGCCCGAAGGACCTGTCCGACGACTGCTCCGCCGAGTCCGGCCGCGGGCTGTTCCTGGTCGACTCGTTCAGCGACGGCTGGGGCTGGCACCCGCTGGCGGGCGCGCTCGGCGGCAAGGTGGTGTGGGCGCTGTTCCGGCTGCCGCAGCCCTGA
- a CDS encoding Clp protease N-terminal domain-containing protein: MTTNPAIKSSVRLDDLIAAIKKVHDEPLEQLQDAVLAGEHLGDVADHLIGHFVDQARRSGASWTDIGKSMGVTRQAAQKRFVPQGGNDLDPNQGFNRFTPRARNTVMAAHNEAQAARNAEGVPEHLVLGLLAEPQGLAVMAVTEQGVTVDAVREAARAALPPAVEDAPEMVPYGSAAKKVLELTFREALRLGHNYIGTEHILLALLEHENGTGVLSGLGVTKAATERYVTDMLARYVETNTGDEPAQEGPREG, from the coding sequence ATGACGACGAACCCCGCCATCAAGTCATCCGTCCGTCTCGACGACCTCATCGCGGCCATCAAGAAGGTCCACGACGAACCGCTCGAACAGCTCCAGGACGCGGTGCTCGCCGGCGAGCACCTCGGCGACGTCGCCGACCACCTGATCGGCCACTTCGTCGACCAGGCCCGGCGTTCCGGCGCCTCCTGGACGGACATCGGCAAGAGCATGGGCGTCACCCGGCAGGCCGCCCAGAAGCGCTTCGTCCCCCAGGGGGGCAACGACCTCGACCCGAACCAGGGCTTCAACCGCTTCACGCCCCGTGCCCGCAACACGGTCATGGCCGCGCACAACGAGGCGCAGGCCGCCCGCAACGCCGAGGGCGTTCCCGAGCACCTGGTCCTCGGCCTGCTGGCCGAACCGCAGGGCCTGGCCGTCATGGCGGTCACCGAGCAGGGCGTCACCGTGGACGCGGTCCGCGAGGCCGCGCGCGCGGCGCTCCCGCCCGCCGTCGAGGACGCCCCGGAGATGGTGCCGTACGGCTCGGCGGCCAAGAAGGTCCTGGAACTGACCTTCCGCGAGGCGCTGCGTCTCGGCCACAACTACATCGGCACCGAGCACATCCTGCTCGCCCTCCTCGAGCACGAGAACGGCACGGGCGTGCTCAGCGGCCTCGGCGTCACCAAGGCCGCCACCGAGCGGTACGTGACCGACATGCTCGCGCGGTACGTCGAGACGAACACGGGGGACGAGCCGGCGCAGGAGGGACCGCGGGAGGGCTGA
- a CDS encoding bifunctional 3'-5' exonuclease/DNA polymerase, with the protein MTGRWALAPAEDGGVDVAPLGPDGLPSGPVRREADLAEAVRSRPGVTRWVWRSTAEVYPRLLATGVRVERAYDVEAAETLLLGHEGRYGEPRSAAAALARLRGGPVPPDPPQRHAQPGAQSSLFDPQAAPLPLADLLAVYAGQQRRTDATAHPDRMRLLTAAESAGMLIAAEMNRTGLPWRADVHRAVLHDLLGERYAGGGEPRRLAELAEEVSAAFGRRVRPDLPADVIKAFAQAGVKVTSTRRWELRSVDHPAVKPLLEYKKLYRIWVAHGWSWLQDWVRDGRFRPEFLAGGTVTGRWVTHGGGALQIPKVIRRAAVADPGWRLVVADADQMEPRVLAAISRDPALMEVAGRESDLYQAVSERAFSGDRDRAKIAVLGAVYGQTSGDGLKNLAALRRRFPRAVAYVDEAARAGEEGRLVRTWLGRTCPPAVRPADEAAEEAGIPVAQDEPDPETRPWGPGHASTDARARGRFARNFVVQGSAADWALLLLAGLRQTLAGMAAELVFFQHDEVIVHCPEEEAEAVTAAVRRAAERAGRIAFGETPVRFPFTTAVVECYADAK; encoded by the coding sequence ATGACCGGCCGGTGGGCGCTCGCTCCAGCCGAGGACGGTGGCGTGGACGTCGCCCCCCTCGGCCCGGACGGGCTGCCCTCCGGCCCGGTGCGGCGCGAGGCGGACCTCGCCGAGGCCGTACGGAGCCGTCCGGGCGTCACCCGGTGGGTGTGGCGGTCCACCGCCGAGGTCTACCCGCGTCTGCTCGCCACGGGGGTGCGGGTGGAGCGCGCGTACGACGTCGAGGCCGCCGAGACCCTGCTCCTCGGCCACGAGGGGCGGTACGGGGAGCCGCGTTCGGCCGCGGCCGCGCTGGCCCGGCTGCGCGGCGGTCCCGTGCCGCCCGACCCGCCGCAGCGGCACGCGCAGCCGGGCGCGCAGTCCTCGCTGTTCGACCCGCAGGCGGCGCCGCTGCCGCTGGCCGACCTGCTCGCGGTCTACGCCGGGCAGCAGCGGCGCACCGACGCCACCGCGCACCCCGACCGGATGCGGCTGCTGACCGCCGCCGAGTCGGCGGGCATGCTGATCGCCGCCGAGATGAACCGCACGGGGCTGCCCTGGCGGGCGGACGTGCACCGCGCGGTGCTGCACGACCTGCTCGGCGAGCGCTACGCGGGCGGCGGCGAGCCGCGCCGGCTGGCCGAGCTGGCGGAGGAGGTGTCCGCCGCCTTCGGCCGCCGGGTGCGGCCCGACCTGCCGGCCGACGTGATCAAGGCGTTCGCGCAGGCGGGCGTCAAGGTGACCTCGACCCGCCGCTGGGAGCTGCGGTCGGTCGACCACCCGGCGGTGAAGCCGCTCCTGGAGTACAAGAAGCTGTACCGGATCTGGGTGGCCCACGGCTGGTCCTGGCTGCAGGACTGGGTGCGCGACGGCCGCTTCCGGCCGGAGTTCCTCGCGGGCGGCACGGTGACCGGCCGCTGGGTCACCCACGGCGGGGGCGCGCTGCAGATCCCCAAGGTGATCCGCCGCGCGGCGGTCGCCGACCCCGGCTGGCGGCTCGTCGTCGCCGACGCCGACCAGATGGAACCGCGCGTCCTGGCGGCGATCTCCCGCGACCCCGCACTGATGGAGGTGGCCGGCCGGGAGAGCGACCTCTACCAGGCGGTGTCCGAGCGCGCCTTCTCCGGCGACCGCGACCGCGCCAAGATCGCCGTCCTCGGCGCGGTGTACGGGCAGACCTCCGGGGACGGCCTGAAGAACCTCGCCGCGCTGCGCCGCCGCTTCCCCAGGGCCGTGGCGTACGTCGACGAGGCGGCCCGCGCGGGCGAGGAGGGCCGGCTGGTCCGCACCTGGCTGGGCCGCACCTGCCCGCCGGCCGTCCGTCCGGCGGACGAGGCGGCCGAGGAGGCGGGCATCCCGGTCGCCCAGGACGAGCCGGACCCCGAGACCCGCCCGTGGGGCCCCGGCCACGCCTCGACCGACGCCCGCGCCCGCGGCCGCTTCGCCCGCAACTTCGTGGTGCAGGGCAGCGCGGCCGACTGGGCGCTGCTGCTGCTCGCCGGACTGCGCCAGACCCTGGCCGGCATGGCGGCGGAGCTGGTCTTCTTCCAGCACGACGAGGTGATCGTGCACTGTCCCGAGGAGGAGGCGGAAGCGGTGACGGCGGCGGTCCGGAGGGCCGCCGAGCGGGCGGGGCGGATCGCGTTCGGGGAGACGCCGGTGCGGTTCCCGTTCACCACGGCGGTGGTGGAGTGCTACGCCGACGCGAAGTGA
- a CDS encoding aldehyde dehydrogenase family protein, which translates to MSSYFTDLAQQYIDGEWRPGTGSWDIIDFNPYDDEKLASITIATVDEVDQAYRAAARAQTEWAATNPYARRTVFEKALRLVEEREEEIAEAIVAELGGTRLKAAFELHLAKEFLRESVHLALAPEGRIIPSPADGKENRVYRVPVGVVGVISPFNFPFLLSLKSVAPALALGNGVVLKPHQNTPVVGGSLIGRIFEDAGLPAGLLNVVITDIAEIGDAFLEHPIPKVISFTGSDQVGRHVATVCASRFKRAVLELGGNSALVVLDDADVDYAVDAAVFSRYVHQGQVCMAANRVLVDRAVADEFTEKFVAKVRSLKAGDPRDPETVIGPVINSRQADVLTAVVDQALAEGATALVRGARTNNLVEPSVVTGLPADSALLRQEVFGPVAFLVPFDGEEEAVRLVNDTPYGLSGAVHTGDVERGVRFAKRIDTGMFHVNDGTVHDEPIVPFGGEKHSGVGRLNGDTMLDAFTTTKWISVQHGRSGFPF; encoded by the coding sequence ATGTCGTCGTACTTCACCGACCTGGCTCAGCAGTACATCGACGGTGAGTGGCGTCCGGGCACCGGTTCCTGGGACATCATCGACTTCAACCCGTACGACGACGAGAAGCTCGCGTCGATCACCATCGCCACGGTCGACGAGGTCGACCAGGCGTACCGGGCGGCCGCCCGCGCGCAGACGGAATGGGCGGCCACCAACCCGTACGCCCGCCGCACGGTGTTCGAGAAGGCGCTGAGGCTGGTCGAGGAGCGCGAGGAGGAGATCGCCGAGGCGATCGTCGCCGAGCTGGGCGGCACCCGCCTGAAGGCGGCCTTCGAACTGCACCTCGCCAAGGAGTTCCTGCGCGAGTCGGTGCACCTGGCGCTGGCCCCCGAGGGGCGGATCATCCCCTCGCCGGCGGACGGCAAGGAGAACCGGGTCTACCGCGTGCCGGTCGGCGTGGTCGGTGTGATCAGCCCGTTCAACTTCCCCTTCCTGCTCTCGCTGAAGTCCGTCGCGCCCGCGCTCGCGCTGGGCAACGGCGTGGTGCTCAAGCCGCACCAGAACACGCCGGTCGTCGGCGGCTCCCTGATCGGGAGGATCTTCGAGGACGCGGGTCTGCCCGCCGGTCTGCTCAACGTCGTGATCACCGACATCGCGGAGATAGGCGACGCCTTCCTGGAGCACCCGATACCGAAGGTCATCTCCTTCACCGGCTCCGACCAGGTCGGCCGGCACGTGGCGACCGTCTGCGCCTCCCGCTTCAAGCGCGCGGTGCTGGAACTGGGCGGCAACAGCGCGCTGGTGGTCCTGGACGACGCCGACGTCGACTACGCCGTGGACGCGGCCGTGTTCAGCCGGTACGTCCACCAGGGCCAGGTCTGCATGGCCGCCAACCGCGTCCTGGTCGACCGCGCGGTGGCCGACGAGTTCACCGAGAAGTTCGTCGCCAAGGTGCGCTCGCTCAAGGCCGGCGACCCGCGCGACCCGGAGACCGTCATCGGCCCGGTGATCAACTCCCGGCAGGCGGACGTCCTCACGGCCGTCGTCGACCAGGCCCTCGCCGAGGGCGCCACCGCCCTGGTGCGGGGCGCGCGCACCAACAACCTGGTCGAGCCGTCCGTCGTCACCGGGCTGCCCGCCGACTCCGCCCTGCTGCGGCAGGAGGTCTTCGGCCCCGTCGCCTTCCTCGTGCCGTTCGACGGCGAGGAGGAGGCGGTGCGCCTGGTGAACGACACCCCCTACGGGCTCAGCGGCGCCGTGCACACCGGGGACGTGGAGCGCGGTGTGCGCTTCGCCAAGCGGATCGACACCGGGATGTTCCACGTGAACGACGGCACCGTGCACGACGAGCCGATCGTCCCGTTCGGCGGCGAGAAGCACTCGGGCGTGGGCCGGCTCAACGGCGACACCATGCTGGACGCCTTCACCACCACCAAGTGGATCTCGGTGCAGCACGGCCGCAGCGGCTTCCCGTTCTGA
- a CDS encoding ABC transporter permease, translating into MTRRELARWGRHPVAVVVNLVFPVMLLLMFGYLVGGGRGVSGDYLGFLVPGMLVLTMAFGLEGTMIAVTQDLNKGVVDRFRSLPMADGAVLVGRSAADMLQSALGLAVLLGVAAALGWRTNAGPAAFLGAVGLLLLFRFAMLWIGIHLALVAGKPEMVQAVQILVWPVGFLSNAFAAPESMPGWLGTVVRWNPMSHTATAVRDLFGGPGGEPGHVWAAVVWPLALLAVFLPLAVRRFARLSR; encoded by the coding sequence ATGACCCGCCGCGAACTCGCCCGCTGGGGCCGGCATCCGGTGGCGGTGGTGGTCAACCTGGTCTTCCCGGTGATGCTGCTGCTGATGTTCGGCTACCTGGTCGGCGGCGGCCGGGGCGTGAGCGGCGATTACCTCGGCTTCCTGGTGCCCGGCATGCTCGTCCTCACCATGGCCTTCGGCCTGGAGGGCACGATGATCGCCGTCACCCAGGACCTGAACAAGGGGGTCGTCGACCGCTTCCGCTCCCTGCCGATGGCCGACGGCGCGGTGCTGGTGGGCCGCTCCGCCGCCGACATGCTCCAGTCGGCGCTCGGCCTCGCGGTGCTGCTCGGCGTGGCCGCCGCGCTCGGCTGGCGCACGAACGCCGGCCCGGCCGCGTTCCTGGGCGCGGTGGGACTGCTCCTGCTGTTCCGGTTCGCGATGCTGTGGATCGGCATCCACCTGGCGCTGGTGGCGGGCAAGCCGGAGATGGTGCAGGCCGTGCAGATCCTGGTCTGGCCGGTCGGCTTCCTGTCCAACGCCTTCGCCGCCCCCGAGTCCATGCCCGGCTGGCTGGGCACGGTCGTCCGGTGGAACCCGATGTCCCACACCGCCACGGCCGTACGCGACCTCTTCGGCGGCCCCGGCGGCGAACCGGGGCACGTGTGGGCCGCCGTCGTGTGGCCGCTGGCGCTCCTCGCGGTGTTCCTCCCGCTGGCGGTGCGCCGGTTCGCGCGGCTCAGTCGGTGA
- a CDS encoding PadR family transcriptional regulator, with the protein MSVIRLLVLGAVRQHGRAHGYQVRNDLEYWGAHEWSNAKPGSIYHALKQMAKQGLLRAHETAPSTAGGPPRTEYEVTEQGTEEYFRLLREALTSYDQKPDVLSAGLGLMVDLEREEALALLERRLASIEEWRKAVTEYYIPEEGPGRLGHIGEIMDFWVHSADTGAAWTRGLIARVRGGAYTFAGEGEPFVGVLAEGEENPYGTGRRHPGDAE; encoded by the coding sequence ATGTCAGTGATCCGTCTCCTCGTGCTCGGCGCGGTGCGCCAGCACGGGCGGGCCCACGGTTACCAGGTGCGCAACGACCTGGAGTACTGGGGCGCGCACGAGTGGTCCAACGCCAAGCCCGGCTCGATCTACCACGCGCTGAAGCAGATGGCCAAGCAGGGCCTGCTGCGCGCGCACGAGACCGCCCCCTCCACGGCCGGCGGCCCGCCGCGCACGGAGTACGAGGTCACCGAGCAGGGCACCGAGGAGTACTTCCGGCTGCTGCGCGAGGCGCTGACCTCCTACGACCAGAAGCCGGACGTGCTCTCGGCCGGGCTCGGCCTGATGGTCGACCTGGAGCGCGAGGAGGCGCTGGCCCTGCTGGAGCGGCGGCTGGCGTCGATCGAGGAGTGGCGCAAGGCGGTCACGGAGTACTACATCCCCGAGGAGGGGCCCGGCCGGCTCGGGCACATCGGCGAGATCATGGACTTCTGGGTCCACTCGGCGGACACCGGCGCCGCGTGGACGCGCGGTCTCATCGCACGCGTCCGGGGCGGCGCCTACACCTTCGCCGGCGAGGGAGAGCCGTTCGTCGGCGTGCTCGCCGAGGGCGAGGAGAACCCCTACGGGACGGGACGGCGGCATCCGGGAGACGCCGAGTAA
- a CDS encoding helix-turn-helix transcriptional regulator produces MLLGSQLRRLREARGITREAAGYSIRASESKISRMELGRVSFKTRDVEDLLTLYGITDEQERASLVSLAKEANVAGWWHSYSDVLPSWFPTYVGLEGAASLLRAYEVQFVHGLLQTEEYARAVVRRGMRSASDADVERRVALRLERQKYLVSENAPEFHVVLDEAALRRPYGDRAVMRGQLQHLIEISERPNIRLQVVPFSMGGHSGESGAFTILSFPESDLSDVVYLEQLTSALYLDKPEDVAQYEKALKELQHDSPGPAESRDLLRGLLQLS; encoded by the coding sequence ATGCTGCTCGGATCACAACTCAGGCGACTGCGTGAGGCGCGGGGGATCACGCGCGAGGCCGCGGGGTACTCGATCCGCGCCTCCGAATCGAAGATCAGCCGGATGGAACTGGGCCGGGTGAGCTTCAAGACCAGGGACGTGGAAGACCTGCTGACGCTGTACGGCATCACGGACGAGCAGGAGCGGGCCTCGCTGGTCTCCCTCGCCAAGGAGGCCAACGTGGCGGGCTGGTGGCACAGTTACTCGGACGTCCTGCCCAGCTGGTTCCCCACCTACGTGGGCCTGGAGGGCGCGGCCTCGCTGCTGCGCGCCTACGAGGTGCAGTTCGTGCACGGCCTGCTGCAGACCGAGGAGTACGCCCGCGCGGTGGTGCGGCGCGGCATGAGGAGCGCGAGCGACGCCGACGTGGAGCGCCGGGTGGCGCTGCGCCTGGAGCGGCAGAAGTACCTGGTGTCGGAGAACGCCCCCGAGTTCCACGTGGTGCTCGACGAGGCGGCGCTGCGCCGGCCCTACGGCGACCGCGCGGTGATGCGCGGCCAGCTCCAGCACCTGATCGAGATCTCCGAGCGGCCCAACATCCGGCTCCAGGTGGTGCCGTTCAGCATGGGCGGCCACTCCGGGGAGTCCGGCGCGTTCACCATCCTCAGCTTCCCCGAGTCCGACCTCTCGGACGTGGTGTACCTGGAGCAGCTCACCAGCGCGCTCTACCTGGACAAGCCCGAGGACGTGGCCCAGTACGAGAAGGCGCTCAAGGAGCTGCAGCACGACAGCCCGGGTCCCGCGGAGAGCCGCGACCTCCTGCGGGGGCTGCTGCAACTGTCCTGA
- a CDS encoding ATP-binding cassette domain-containing protein, protein MSDAAITVEEARKTYRGAKGAGTAALDGLDLTVARGTVHAVLGPNGAGKTTLVRVLSTLLRPDSGRVVVAGHDVVREAYRVRLRIGLLGQHAALDEELGGRQNLELFGRLHHLGARRARERAGELLERFELSGTGHKAVGQYSGGMRRRLDLAASLITEPEVLFLDEPTTGLDPRGRAEVWESVRSLVGGGTTVLLTTQYLEEADQLADRISLVDAGRVVADGTADELKAALGGDRIDVVLRDAGQLGAAVALLPVPKDAVTVDTDRRLLSAPVTDRMAALAGVVGALRDAGIEAEDIALRRPTLDEVFLHLTGGDDRMKEAA, encoded by the coding sequence GTGTCCGACGCGGCGATCACCGTGGAGGAAGCACGCAAGACGTACCGGGGAGCCAAGGGCGCGGGCACGGCCGCACTGGACGGACTCGACCTCACGGTCGCCCGCGGCACGGTCCACGCGGTGCTCGGGCCGAACGGCGCGGGCAAGACCACCCTCGTCCGGGTCCTGTCCACCCTCCTCCGCCCCGACTCCGGCCGGGTCGTGGTGGCGGGGCACGACGTGGTGCGCGAGGCGTACCGGGTGCGCCTGCGGATCGGCCTGCTCGGCCAGCACGCGGCGCTCGACGAGGAACTCGGCGGCCGGCAGAACCTGGAACTGTTCGGCCGCCTCCACCACCTGGGCGCGCGACGCGCACGCGAGCGGGCCGGTGAACTCCTGGAGCGCTTCGAGCTCTCCGGCACCGGCCACAAGGCGGTCGGGCAGTACAGCGGCGGCATGCGGCGCCGCCTCGACCTCGCCGCCTCCCTGATCACCGAACCGGAGGTGCTCTTCCTGGACGAACCGACCACCGGACTCGACCCGCGCGGGCGCGCGGAGGTGTGGGAGTCGGTCCGCTCCCTGGTCGGCGGCGGCACGACGGTCCTGCTCACCACCCAGTACCTGGAGGAGGCCGACCAGCTGGCCGACCGTATCTCCCTGGTGGACGCGGGGCGGGTCGTCGCGGACGGCACGGCGGACGAGCTCAAGGCGGCCCTCGGCGGCGACCGCATCGACGTCGTCCTGCGCGACGCCGGACAGCTGGGCGCGGCCGTCGCCCTGCTGCCCGTACCGAAGGACGCGGTCACGGTGGACACCGACCGGCGGCTGCTCAGCGCACCGGTCACCGACCGCATGGCGGCCCTGGCCGGGGTCGTCGGCGCCTTGCGGGACGCCGGCATCGAGGCCGAGGACATCGCCCTGCGCAGACCCACGCTCGACGAGGTGTTCCTGCACCTGACCGGAGGCGACGACCGGATGAAGGAGGCCGCGTGA